The genome window ACCACACACTAAGTTACTATTggtaatgttgtgttttaaagagtCTAAATACTTGATACTACGGACTTTATATGTAATGAGCGTTTGTctttaataaaagttaaatattctCCTGGGTTTTCACAGATTAatggaaattatttttcatttcactgtttgtgGTTGTTTCTAATAAAAGTCTTGATCGTGTGTAACAGTGAGACTAAATCTATGAACGGAGTCTTTGTGGAGAATATCTGTATGTTAGTaaagagaaatgtaaacaaaGTAATAACAGTGTTTTACTCTTCCTGATTTCAGAGGACAGCAGTTCatgagattttatttatttccaaaacTCTTTTCTGCAGCATTATCTCAATCTGTCCAGTCACCACGAGTGTCAGGAAGTTTTCATCAGCCTGATCCCAAGATGAGAAAAAACCTTTAAGGCTTTCAGGTCTTTTTCCTGCATCACTTGCGATCAGCCAGTCTCTGCAGGAGGGCAATGACTGTGTCCTGTTTGGAGGAGAGCAGCTCCAGTGCTGTGGCTATCCTGCCGAGGGACTCCGCCATCCGCACCTCCCTCCTCTCGCGCCGCTTCTCTCTGGCTTCGACCCTGCGCCGAGCCACGCGATCCTGGTAGGCCTGCTCCTCCTGCCGCTTCAAAATCTCCTGGAGCAAACCGGCGCTGCTCTGCTCCTTGTTTGCTTTCTGGTTCTGTCCTTCGGCTCCCGGCACGGTTGTGGAGGATATTGAAGTGGCGACAGAAGACgtgagacaggaggaggaaggaggacatgaggagctgctgctgtgagagGCCACACTGAGGCGAAAAGGTACAACACCTGATGGGAAGGACGGAGCTTTGCAGTTGACGTAGCGTGATGTGTTGGGGTCTGTGCCACTCGTAGTAGAAGTCGAGGCTGTTTCTGTCGAACAAGGTGAGGAGATAAAAGATGGAGATGGAACGATGGTGGCCGGATGAATACTGGTGGTAACGATGTCACCATTAAGCACAATCAGGGGTTTGAGCTCTGCAGCACTGGTGGAGCTGCTGGTGGAGCTGCTGATGATTTGGCTGGTGGCACCTCCCTGACCCACCGACTCCACACCACCTCCAGTCTGTGCAAAGTCAGCGTTATTAGGGCGGAGGATGGTGTTGGGCTGTGGAAGCTGAGATTTAGCAGCGATCTTCGCTGGAGGACAGGTCAGCGCGGGAACAGCGGCGGCACCTTTGTTCCGCTTGTTGTTGATGATCTGAGAACCGACAGTGTCACAGAGCGTGGCGTCCATCAGCTAGAGcaggaaaagacacagagactgaAACTGAACCTCAGCTTTTCACCCTCACACTACATCTACGCAGCTTCCAACAGTAAAGCTGGGAAACTGGAAACTATCATAAACTATTGACACAATCAGTCAACAGTAGAATCACTTCCAGCCAATGatcatggattttttttcttttcagacttACATCAAAGAACTCCCAGGACGTTTTGGCGTGTCCCGTCTCCCGGCTGCGGTCTTTGACCCTCTTGTATGTGACAATGAGGTTGTTCCACTTGCGGCGGATCTTCTCAACAGGAAGTATGTGCCCCTTGGAGGCCATTTCCTCCTGGACGCTCTGGAAGAGCTGGGAGCGTTCCCGGGTCTCGTACAGGCCCCAGCGGCGCCCGACGGCCTCGATCAGACACAAAACAGCTTTGGAGGAGAAATCCGAGCCGGAGGGAAGCGTCTTCTCAGAAGGAGCAGACGGCATCACTGAAGCTGAGACAGGACAAAGACGACTGAGGTTCTCTCCTTATGTGGATGGATTTGGATGAGATACATCTAAAGTAAGAGCTGCGCACGGATTTAAAGGACCTCAAAACTACACAAATACAATGATTCAGCAATTTCCCAAGGCTAAGAAAAGTAAAGCAGAGGAGTTTTTAGTAGTAGAATTTAATTTtatggacaaaaaaacaaacatctgaacTTAATATTTAATAAGTTTTAATAACTTATATCATCCTGTAATTATGAAGTACATTTTTTTGGAGGTCCCTTCCTCCAACCCACTGAATGCAATAATGCTATATTTGGAACCCCATTGTAAGAACTTGAGACATCAATAAGTTTAattttgtcttattatttttcattactGATTAAAGTGGCGCAtgtttaattaatcatttagtctgtgaaatgtcaaaaataaacgTGATATCTTCAGGTCACCAGTAACAAAACTTGTTTCATTTACAACAGAAGCAGtaaattcaaataattaaaGAGAATATCGGCCTCGCTTTGACACAAACAGTTTGAGGTGATGCTCACACTTGATTACCTGGAGCTATCTTCAGGTATGTTTTTCCATCTCCTGATGTGGTGAAGAACCGGTCTGTACCCACTGGATCTAAAGGtaacaaacagagcaacacatGAACAGCGTGTACTTTATCTTTGATGCATTTCCACATGACACCGATGTAAAAACGAAGCCCCACATGTTGCATGAAGCCTTTAAAGCTATGAATCACTGGAAACGTAATTCTAAATCAAGCCGAGCTCTCACACAGCAGGACGGGAGTAGTTGTCGTGGCTGCCTGCAGCTCTGTGTCAGCCAGCTCCTCTGCAGTCTGATCcacttctcctcttcctcctcctcctcctcctctgcatgCGGTATCTCCGCAGGGCGCAGGCGGCTCATGACTGCCCAAAACCAGCGCGGATGTATTTTCATCCCCCGCCTCAGTTTTCACGTGCATTACCGCGACGTCGCTGCTGCCTCCTTGCACATTTCCCTCCATGGCtggaacagaaacaagaaaacagagaaaagacagaacagaagccaaatggaggagcaggaggaggagagagctgTGTTTTGTCTGCGCAGGCGCTGGATTGGGAGAAAGTTTGGAGATCGCGGATCTCAGTCGGCGACGCAGAGTTCAGTTTGCGCTGCTGAAGTCATGACTCCCGTGCGTCGGCGCAGTTATGTGCGTGATGGACAAACGCTCCCCTCCTGGATGTTTTTCATGAGGGGCAGAGAAATGGCTGCACTGTCCACCCCAGCTGACGGATGCGCAGAGCGGCTGCGCAGCTCTCAGCACAGATTTGCTGTCGGCAACTGTGCCGGTGACGTCAGCTGAGCGCACATGGAGCAGGCCCCCAGGTTCACACAGCATTCAGACTTTAAAATGAGTTATAAAGAAGATTTAACTTCCTTCATTACAGAGAACAGAATCATTCATCTGCAGGTGCAAATTACTGGATATAAACTTAtaaaaatatagtttcatcGGTATAAGATTCCAGAAAAGATCCAATTATTAATTCTGGAAAGTTTCCTGAACTTCCAGAGGTTATCCTGTTGTTTTAACCTTTAACTGCACAgtatttaaaattacttttgtAATAAATGCCACTTTCAAAGAGTGATTTAAACGTTTCAGGCATGTGGAATAAAGCTTTACCAGACTTAGTGGTTTATTATTGGAGGTCCATTTCCATTTGATTTATCAGTTTATCAATAAAGAtttgcacaaacaaatattttaaaaacacaagcaacaaaaaacacgacagtaaaaaaaatcagggagcaaaacacagaacattattttttacttatttataaaatacagtaaaatttaaaattcttaatttgaaatgtgcaaaatcttccactttaaaaaacacttaGATGTCAAACCTTTGGTTATTTCTAGAGCTCATTTtcaagaaacacacaaatagaaaatagttTGGTGAGACtattttctatttgtctttttgagACACTTTATCATCAGTAGCACAATATGAACTGTCTGTAAACCATCAAATCcaactttcactttctctgaaCCCGTTTTATATTCACAATTTAAGTTAGATCATTTTTTAGTTGTATGTTCTGCAGTTTCTTAacattttttaaccattttccCACAAATACTGAGCTGTATATTAcagcataataataaaacacagtttatcaGTCGACAGTCTGTTCACTGATGTTGAACACTCTCTTCAATTCTCCATCAAATAATTCCTTCAGTCGACTGCCGCTGGTGAGAAATTCAGCATTACCCTGAAAAAGATCACAGCAGTCACTGTCACTACAgtatttattagaaatgtaCTTTAACTGTTGATGTCTGAGAGTTGTTTCTTACTCGGTTGTATGTAGCACAGTTGGTGAAAATGAGCTGGACGTCAGACACAAACTCTCCAACTGTTTGATATTCTTTCTTCTGGAGTTTGTCGGCTATTTTATCAAACCACATCGGAGTCTGGATAACAGCGGAGTAGTTCTTCACCTGTGGATATGAAGCAGAAAGGAATGAAATGCTCAgtttaactgtttaaaacactttattatgttgtttcagCCCATAGAGCAGAGGATAGACTTACATAGAGGTTTGGGtttaaagcaaatgtttgttcctcatcagcactgtacagaTACAGGAGGAGATACTGACATTCCTGTAGATGtaggagaagcagcagtgagcgACAAACAGCTGTGAAGATGGACAGACGTACAGACAGAGACACCGTGTACTCACCAGCATGTGTTGTGATATTTGTTGGGACATAGCTGCTCGTGTTTCCAGCTCCTCAGTGTAACGCCACTGTTGAGTAGCACTGAATACGCAGAATGTGCAAATCCACGGTTTGTCGtccctgctcacacacacacacacaacatatcaatatattttatattaaattacattttaaattcaattttatttttatagtgtcaaatcacaacagaagtcgtcTCAAGGCTTCTTACAGTGATTAAGGAttaacagaattatatagaaaacccgacaaccccacttgagcagcactaggccgcattggagaggaaaaacttcctttaacagaggaaacctccagcagaagcaggttcagggtgggcagccatctgccttgaaTGGTTGGGgtcagtggaaagagaagagagaaaagaacagcaggcaacaacaacaacaagctgaaaaacactggacaggtgcTGGACCTGTCCAGATgataggagagaggagaatagctcagtgtttcagtagaggtcccccagcagaataacctatatcagcataactaagagatggtccagaaTCACCTGATCCAGCTCTAACTATAAgctctatttttgtttttaaggagATGTTGGGACATCTGATTAATAGTGAATTATAGTAGTTCAGTCTGGAAGTAAGAGATGCATAGACTCAAGCACCAATTTGGAACAGGATGCTCCTACGTTTGCCAGTAtttctcaggtggaagaaggcagttctagagatgtATTTTACGTaagatgtaaaggagatatcctggtgAAAGATAACGCAGAGAgttctcacagtgttacttaaGGCCAATGatatgtcatctagggtaagaatatgattagacatcaaGTGTCTGAGTTTTTAGGACCAAACCAAATCGGCATCGGCCCAAgtacagaaccctgtggaactccgtaattaacttttgtgtgcatggaagactcatcattaacatgtacaaactggaatctatctgataagATTTACACCAGCCTAGTGCTcttcctttaaccccaatgacatgttccagtctgtgtaataaaatgctCTAGCGTGTCAAATGCAGCACcaagatctaacaagacgagtatagacAGAAGTCTGTTTGTTGCTAAGAGAAAATCGATAGCGACTTTACAACGTGCtatttctgtactatgatgtactctaaatttTCATAGAGTTTATTCAGAACAACAAGCTAAAATATGCTAAAGTGATTAAGAATTAGTGAAGCTGAAGGGAACTGGTCAGTGACAACTAATAAACTAatagttgttttgttgttgttgttttttcattttctcaagTTTTAATCATATCTCACCTTAAAATGCCGTCATCTACATGTGGCAGGTGACACGTCTTGTGAAAGGAGCGAGGGCAGTGATCACAAACCACCAGCTCTGCTTCTTCATCACCTTTACAGACACAACACTCATCATCGTTTCTCTGATTCTCCTGCCAAAGCCAAAGGATTTGTTATTTCTCATTAACAGAGACATTGATTTCTAAGATCAGTGTAGGACAGGTTTCCACAACAAACTTACCAGGTCTTGCTGATCTGGTTTACACAGGTTGCAGTTACACAGCAGTGAGTGGATCCTCAAGATGTTTTCCTGAAATAGACAAATTCACAGTGTCTTTCTGTTCATTTGAAAAATCCTTTGGATCTCCCAATACCTCCCTGACTAGTTACAGTGAACTGAAGTTCATCAAAGTACAGAATTACATACAATACAGGCTATTAGTGTCTAGTATGCATGtatcatcacacacactgtgaaatcACCTTCATCATATTCACCTGTATGAGGACACTCAGTGGTTTTCCTTCCCACTTGATGTCTTTCTTCCAGGAGGCGTCTGTCTGACACAATGCCTCCTTCACGAACTCCACAGGGGTCATCCAGCTCGTCTCAGTACGAATACTCTTACCACAGGTTCCTGTCGGGAGTAGAAGGTTTGGAGAGGACTCACTTAGCTGGGTTTGGTTGGTTTACTTCAAACATCATTATACTAGTCACAGATTTATCACAgcaaaatactgaaaatgagAAGTTACCAAAGTCTAACAGGCTAAAGCACCTGATGCAAATCGTTTTTTGTGTACAAAGTTCCAGCTACAGCTCCACATGTTACTCTGAACACTGTCTGGCTTTTGTCGTCTTCGTCTTCTTGCTGCTGCTCAGTCGGTTCCTCTGCCTCTTCGTCTTCGTCTGAGACGGACACATGTTGACAGTGGGATTAACAGACTTTCAGTAATGTTTATTGTTCAATGCACATCAGCACTTTGTAGAAACCAGCACCTGTGGCGTCGGTGGAACTTTCTTTGTTATGCGATGAAGGCTGATCTTTCAGTGCTTCACACTGCTCATCTTCGTCTTCCCCCTCTTCTTCATCAGA of Anabas testudineus chromosome 8, fAnaTes1.2, whole genome shotgun sequence contains these proteins:
- the LOC113149025 gene encoding uncharacterized protein LOC113149025, translated to MEGNVQGGSSDVAVMHVKTEAGDENTSALVLGSHEPPAPCGDTACRGGGGGGRGEVDQTAEELADTELQAATTTTPVLLYPVGTDRFFTTSGDGKTYLKIAPASVMPSAPSEKTLPSGSDFSSKAVLCLIEAVGRRWGLYETRERSQLFQSVQEEMASKGHILPVEKIRRKWNNLIVTYKRVKDRSRETGHAKTSWEFFDLMDATLCDTVGSQIINNKRNKGAAAVPALTCPPAKIAAKSQLPQPNTILRPNNADFAQTGGGVESVGQGGATSQIISSSTSSSTSAAELKPLIVLNGDIVTTSIHPATIVPSPSFISSPCSTETASTSTTSGTDPNTSRYVNCKAPSFPSGVVPFRLSVASHSSSSSCPPSSSCLTSSVATSISSTTVPGAEGQNQKANKEQSSAGLLQEILKRQEEQAYQDRVARRRVEAREKRRERREVRMAESLGRIATALELLSSKQDTVIALLQRLADRK
- the LOC113159726 gene encoding LOW QUALITY PROTEIN: nuclear body protein SP140-like protein (The sequence of the model RefSeq protein was modified relative to this genomic sequence to represent the inferred CDS: deleted 2 bases in 1 codon); translation: MDPLDFLESEDLLRFFHCKKTLMSCMEKPHTFLSQLRDHDLIPEDRYQKVSRMKSKENQKKSVYEILDSLERKRPQHIRDFWGCVFEEAIVSQYPTLRQLRNSLMDGSYSFHEPLTEKLENKQTNEIKRKDVSEEEEQLKSAKKRKQRSQSVCDDDDDEEQLKSAKKRKQRSQSVCDDDDEEQPGPSSLVTPGQRRKSKKICFSSPLKKGQKGDIWTWGLFRSQLPVNCGDLEGSLSKQRLAQGERCIWFQKQWFTPGEFEKRAGKENSKNWKWSIRCNGIPLGKLIEEGQLTSTKYKGGSKKVKKSLFPSDQAITVSDEEEGEDEDEQCEALKDQPSSHNKESSTDATDEDEEAEEPTEQQQEDEDDKSQTVFRVTCGAVAGTLYKKRFASGTCGKSIRTETSWMTPVEFVKEALCQTDASWKKDIKWEGKPLSVLIQENILRIHSLLCNCNLCKPDQQDLENQRNDDECCVCKGDEEAELVVCDHCPRSFHKTCHLPHVDDGILRDDKPWICTFCVFSATQQWRYTEELETRAAMSQQISQHMLECQYLLLYLYSADEEQTFALNPNLYVKNYSAVIQTPMWFDKIADKLQKKEYQTVGEFVSDVQLIFTNCATYNRGNAEFLTSGSRLKELFDGELKRVFNISEQTVD